The Schistocerca piceifrons isolate TAMUIC-IGC-003096 chromosome 5, iqSchPice1.1, whole genome shotgun sequence genome has a segment encoding these proteins:
- the LOC124797808 gene encoding pyroglutamyl-peptidase 1: protein MPGTIEECVVVTGFGPFQGHDINASWEAVKLLPELESEEQLGVKLIVMKLPVAYEDVVKMIPAIWTEHKPMLVIHVGVSGLADKITLEKVAHRSGYKKADIFGQLPAEGECCLGCSDEACSSLDVEQICCKLNESECGLTSSVSSNAGRYLCEFTYYSSLSIDNSRTLFIHVPDLNKPYSALELARGIKQIISIILNDIRGTDQTTNHL, encoded by the exons ATGCCCGGAACCATTGAGGAATGTGTTGTTGTCACCGGTTTTGGGCCTTTTCAAGGCCACGACATCAATGCAAGCTGGGAGGCGGTGAAACTTTTGCCAGAACTAGAATCTGAGGAACAACTTGGAGTGAAACTGATAGTAATGAAGCTTCCTGTTGCGTACGAAGATGTTGTTAAAATGATCCCAGCAATTTGGACAGAACACAAACCAATG TTAGTTATCCATGTTGGTGTATCTGGTCTGGCAGACAAAATAACTCTTGAGAAAGTGGCACACAGATCAGGATACAAAAAAGCTGATATTTTTGGGCAGTTACCAGCAGAAGGCGAATGTTGCCTTGGTTGCAGCGATGAAGCTTGTTCCTCATTGGATGTTGAGCAGATATGCTGTAAACTGAATGAAAGCGAATGTGGACTTACTTCTTCTGTTTCATCAAATGCAGGAAG gtATCTGTGCGAGTTCACGTACTATTCCTCATTAAGTATTGATAATTCTCGAACACTGTTTATTCATGTACCTGATTTAAATAAGCCTTACTCAGCACTAGAGCTTGCCAGAGGAATAAAACAAATAATAAGTATCATTCTTAATGACATTCGTGGCACAGATCAAACCACAAATCATCTGTAG